Sequence from the Maribellus comscasis genome:
ACAAAATAAAAGGGGCTAACCTGTCAGAAGAACAAAAACAAAAGCTGGCGAAAGGAGAAAAGGTTTACCTGGATAAAATGACAGGCCGGAACAGGAAAAAATTCGGCGCATCGCTTCAGGTAGATGCAGCCAACCGCACCATCAACTTTTCAGGATTCAAACAGGAAAAGGAACTGGAACAGGAAAAGACAAAAAAGGAAAATAAAGGAGCCAAACAAAAAGTGGGATAAAAATTTCAAAAAGGATCTTAAACGGAAAGGACAGGATTATGCAGACAGATGTAAAACCTTTTTTGAAATGGGCGGGAGGAAAAGCACAACTGCTGCCCCAGATAAATAAAGTATTCCCAAGTCAGCTGGAGCAGTTCGACACCTTTGCGGAACCATTTGTCGGGGGCGGCGCAGTCGTATTTTATATCCTGGAGAACTATCCGCGGATTAAAAACATCATTATCAACGACATCAATTCAAGGTTGATAAAAACTTATATTGCCGTAAAAGAAAGTCCCCGGGAACTGGTCGCTTTTCTGGAAGAGTTCCAGTATAAGTATTGGGAACTGGACCACAAAAGTCAAAGACTGTTGTACCTGGCCAAAAGGGAAAGGTTTAACACCGGAAAATTAACTATTGTTGAATTGGCTTCCCTGTTTATTTTTTTGAACAAAACCTGTTTTAACGGCCTGTACCGGGTAAACAAAAAAAATGAATTTAATGTGCCTTTCGGAGAATACAGGAAACCGCTCATTTGCAACAGGAAATTAATTGCCCGGTTAAGTGAATTGCTTCAAAAAGTTACGATTCTTGAAGGAGACTATACATGTACTCTTGATTTCCTGCATGGACGTTCATTTGTCTATTTTGACCCGCCTTACAAACCTGTTTCGAATACATCAAATTTTACATCTTACAGCGCTGCCGGTTTTAATGATACCCAGCAAACAAGGCTGGCATCATTTTGTAAAACATTGGATGCTGGAAACAAATGGATGTTAAGTAATTCCTGTAACGGGGATGACAATTTCTTTCGAAAGCATTACCGGAATTACACCATCAGGCAAATAACTGCAAGGCGTTCAATCGGAGCAAAGTCAAATAGTAGAGGAAATACCAGGGAACTGTTAATAACCAACTATTGAGGATAACAAACTACTTCGGGGGAGGGGAATGCAAGATGTGCATTTGTATATACAAATGCCTTTTCATCTTGCCCGGCAGGGACCAGTCGTTTTTTCAAAACTGAAAAGAATTCCCCTCCCCCTGAAACAAAGATTACAGTTACCAATGCCAACAAAATCGTCTGAAAACGATAAACGGGTTAAGATGCTGCTCATCCGGGTTAGCATCGAAGAAAAGCAGCGGATAAAATCGTTGACCCGGTCAGGAAAATATCCCTGTATGAGCGATTTTGTGCGCAGCCGGATCTTCAGACGGTTGAATAAAAAGATCATCTCTCTGGATGAGAACACCGGCTATCAGTTAAAGCAGTTGGATTACCAGCTTAATAAGATCGGCGTTAATCTTAACCAACTGTCCAAGCGCATGAATTCGTTTGCCGGTTACAACATTGGTGACAATGACCGGCAATTACTAAAACAAGCTTTTGAAATGATGACCCGGTGCCTGGCATTTTTACAAAAACATCTCCGTTGAGCTATGGTTATTGTCATCCATCAATCGCTGAATACGCAGAATGCTTTGTTTTATAACGAAAAGAAAGTGGAGCGGAAGAAGGCTTTTTTCTTTCAGAGTGGAAATACACCAACAATCAACCCTTTTGCCGGGAGCAAACAGGATCGTTGGAATATCCTGAAAGAAATTGAAGACAGAAATACAAGGGTCAAACAGAAAGGGCTTCATATTTCTGTGAATCCGACGGTTACAGATTTGGTGAAACTGGGAAATACCGGCATCCGAACTGAAATCAGGAATCTGATAGAACACCTGGGGTATGGAAACCAGCCCTACTTTGTTTATAAACATGCAGATTTAGAACGGACACATTTTCATATTGTTTCCACGCGGATTGACCAACAAACCGGTAAAAAGATCAGGGACAATTATGAGAAGGAGAAGGCACAGCGGTTTATCAAAGGATTGGAGCAGAAATACCAGCTTACCAAAGATGAACCCAAAGAAAAACTGAACTATCGGTTTTCCGGCTCCAGCAAAAACCTGAAACAAAATTTGGAAAGGTTATTCGGACAACTTAACCGGATGGAGTTTATAACCTCCGAAGAGATGTATGATCAGGCCCTGAAGTTGTTTAATGTCGAGGTTCGGTCTTTGGGAAAAGGCTATGCTACTTTTGTAACTGATGATGCAGGGAATCCGGTTCGTTATCCGATTAGACTATCTGAATTTAAAGAGCGGCCGGGGTTTTATTTGGATAACATTTTGAGCTATGCCCAAGAAGGGAATTTAAATCGAAAAGTTCAGTTTCCTGAGAATTTCAAAAGGGAATTGCTCAAGTCCCTGTTCTACCAATTAAAAAATGAACGTCACGAACAGAATGTCGAACGGAATAAACGAAAAAATTTAAAATATGGAAAAAGAAATCGATATTGAACTTGGTATAAGTTCAATATCACAGAAAGATTTTATATGCTGTTTAATTGTTCTTGTGTAATCATAAAATTTGATAACTTATAAATTTATACTTTTGATAGAGGTGATATTCAGTAGAGGGTAGGAATCTGCCATTGAGAATTATAGATATCTTTGGATTTAAATTGTTGAATCAAAACCAAACTGGCTGATGTTAGTATTGAATTATGAAACTGATTGAACAAATACAAAAAGGCGAAAGCAAAACGCTCGAATTGAAAAAAGCACTGCCTAAAAATGAGAATATTGCCAAAACGGTCATTGCCTTCTCGAATACCAGTGGAGGTAAACTGATTATCGGCGTAAATGACAATCGAGAAATTGTAGGAATAAACGACAACGAGCTGTTTTATATACAGGATAAAATTGTCTCGGTTATCGTAGACAACTGTTCCCCTGGGATCATACCCGAAATTTACAACGTCAATATTGAAGGCAAACTGGTATTAGTGATTGAAATCGTACGAGGCAATTTGAAACCTTATTTTTTGAAAAGCCAGGGCAAAGTAGATGGTACTTACATTCGTATTGGCGCAACCAATCGTCTTGCTGATTTGGATACGATTGCGGAACTGGAACGACAAAAACGACATACTAGTTTTGATGAAGAAATCTGCTATGAGGTTGCATTTGACCAGCTCGATATTTCTCCGTTGCTGCAGCGGTTTGAAAATATAGGTAACCCGCTAAATGAGGATAAACTAAGAAACCTGAAACTAGTTAAAACAGAAAACGGTACAACCTATCCTACCAATGCACTGATGATATTGCTTGGTAAATTTCCACATTGCACGGTAAAGTATGCCCGGTTTAAGGGAACTACTATGGACATTTTTGTCGACAAAAAGGAGTATGAAGGCGATATTTTTTCTATCCTTGAAAATACCCAAAGTTTTGTATTGAATCACATTAACCTGAAAGCAGAAATAAAAGGACTATACCGGGAGGAAACGTATGAAATTCCGGTGGTTGCTTTACGCGAAACTTTGGTCAATGCCTTAATTCACAGGGATTACGTGAATCAAGGGCGGGATATTAAAGTGGGGGTTTACAAATGATATTGTAAACATCGTGTCTCTAGGCAGTTTACCCAGCAACATTACCATTGAAGATATTTTTAACGGACGTAGTGAAGCGAGGAATCGGGTAATTGCCCTTATTTTTAAAGAGTTGGGTCTGATTGAACAATGGGGAAGTGGAATAAACCGGATTATCAATGCATGCAAGGAACAAGGTTTGCCAACTCCTAAAATTGATGAGAAGAACGATTTCTTTGATGTTGAGATTATACGGTCGATCCCAACCGATTCAGACCGATTCAGACTGATTGCTGAGGGAAGTTCGGCGGAAACCGGCGGATTATAATGAACAGGAAAAAGTTGTGCTGGATTATCTGTTTGAGAATAGTTCTATAAAATCCGGGAAGGTTGAAGAATTGCTCAGGATAAAGGATAGCAGGTCTCGGGAACTGTTAAAACAAATGCTGGATAAAGGCTATATTGAAAGACACGGACAAGGCAGAAGCACTTTCTACACGATTGCTGAAAAGGAGGAAAAGGCTTGTGATAGAGGGAAGCCATGTGCGGCAGGCAGTATATTTGCTGAAATAGCTAAATATGAAACACTGCTCTGGTTTGTAAAATTTAAAGAGTTCATATGCAAGGAATTTAAATTTTAAATACATTGTGTGCAAATAAGCAGCTAGTTATTATTTTTTTAAGCTCATGAAAATAGAACACATAGATCAGCATCATCAACTTTTTTCAGATGTAATAACTCTTGGGAAGAAACATTCTCCAACTTTAGGATTTATGCCTGATGGTGGGTTTATTGACCATGCTTGGAAAAATGTATAATTATCACACACAATAGAGCTGAACTAATTGGCTATCTTATGTTCCGACTCGTTTCCCGTCATTCCAGAATTTCCATTGTCCATCTGTGTTAGAGAAGAATATAGAGGACAGAGTATTACGACAAAACTACTGGATGAATTAAGGCGAAAATACGAAGCGACGCACATGGGGATCTCTCTAAGTTGCAGAGCTGATTACTTACATGCAACTGAACTATGTAAAAGATATAGACGGCTTATCTACAAGGGTTTTAGAAAAAATACCAGCACTCATAGTGTTACAGTATATAAACAAATTTGTAATTAATCAGCCCATCGGCAGAGTCAAGCATACTTTAGCTTCTTAATTCCGCCAACGGGTACTATAATGATATGTTAGTCACCATTTATTCCATGATATTAAATCAAGGAATAAATAGAATCTCAATAAAAATTGATTATTCCTTGAGTTTAGAGTAGTTATTTCCCTAATTTTAGATTGCTTTGTTTTCGGAAGAGCTATAAAACAGGAAAGGCATCAGAATTATTTGTTAAAATATGGAGTGGCGTTCATAAAATGCCACTCAGTACACAGTTAATTCTAATTTAAATCACAAAAGAAATGTCAAATAATATCATAAATCAATTTATTACCTTATCAAAAAAGTATTTTAAGATTTATTTGGTAGTCAGCATTTCTATTTTCCTGTTTATTCTGTTTTTTCAACCTTTCTCTTCGCATAA
This genomic interval carries:
- a CDS encoding DNA adenine methylase, whose amino-acid sequence is MQTDVKPFLKWAGGKAQLLPQINKVFPSQLEQFDTFAEPFVGGGAVVFYILENYPRIKNIIINDINSRLIKTYIAVKESPRELVAFLEEFQYKYWELDHKSQRLLYLAKRERFNTGKLTIVELASLFIFLNKTCFNGLYRVNKKNEFNVPFGEYRKPLICNRKLIARLSELLQKVTILEGDYTCTLDFLHGRSFVYFDPPYKPVSNTSNFTSYSAAGFNDTQQTRLASFCKTLDAGNKWMLSNSCNGDDNFFRKHYRNYTIRQITARRSIGAKSNSRGNTRELLITNY
- a CDS encoding plasmid mobilization protein — its product is MPTKSSENDKRVKMLLIRVSIEEKQRIKSLTRSGKYPCMSDFVRSRIFRRLNKKIISLDENTGYQLKQLDYQLNKIGVNLNQLSKRMNSFAGYNIGDNDRQLLKQAFEMMTRCLAFLQKHLR
- a CDS encoding relaxase/mobilization nuclease domain-containing protein yields the protein MVIVIHQSLNTQNALFYNEKKVERKKAFFFQSGNTPTINPFAGSKQDRWNILKEIEDRNTRVKQKGLHISVNPTVTDLVKLGNTGIRTEIRNLIEHLGYGNQPYFVYKHADLERTHFHIVSTRIDQQTGKKIRDNYEKEKAQRFIKGLEQKYQLTKDEPKEKLNYRFSGSSKNLKQNLERLFGQLNRMEFITSEEMYDQALKLFNVEVRSLGKGYATFVTDDAGNPVRYPIRLSEFKERPGFYLDNILSYAQEGNLNRKVQFPENFKRELLKSLFYQLKNERHEQNVERNKRKNLKYGKRNRY
- a CDS encoding AlbA family DNA-binding domain-containing protein codes for the protein MKLIEQIQKGESKTLELKKALPKNENIAKTVIAFSNTSGGKLIIGVNDNREIVGINDNELFYIQDKIVSVIVDNCSPGIIPEIYNVNIEGKLVLVIEIVRGNLKPYFLKSQGKVDGTYIRIGATNRLADLDTIAELERQKRHTSFDEEICYEVAFDQLDISPLLQRFENIGNPLNEDKLRNLKLVKTENGTTYPTNALMILLGKFPHCTVKYARFKGTTMDIFVDKKEYEGDIFSILENTQSFVLNHINLKAEIKGLYREETYEIPVVALRETLVNALIHRDYVNQGRDIKVGVYK
- a CDS encoding ATP-binding protein, with protein sequence MSLGSLPSNITIEDIFNGRSEARNRVIALIFKELGLIEQWGSGINRIINACKEQGLPTPKIDEKNDFFDVEIIRSIPTDSDRFRLIAEGSSAETGGL
- a CDS encoding BlaI/MecI/CopY family transcriptional regulator, which produces MLREVRRKPADYNEQEKVVLDYLFENSSIKSGKVEELLRIKDSRSRELLKQMLDKGYIERHGQGRSTFYTIAEKEEKACDRGKPCAAGSIFAEIAKYETLLWFVKFKEFICKEFKF